The Nomascus leucogenys isolate Asia chromosome 4, Asia_NLE_v1, whole genome shotgun sequence genome includes the window CCCTGGGGTGGTGGTACACTTTCTCTGGAAATAGTTTCAAGAGGTTGGGTATTTCCACATTTGAGGTTGACTTGATGCTGTCTTTAGAATGCTGGGTACCCCTATGGAGAGGGGCAGCAGGGAGAGACTTGGGGACCCACATGCTGCCACCTGTACCTTTCCTGCTTTTCAGGTGGACCCCAAGTTCCTGAGGAACATGCGCTTTGCCAAGAAGCACAACAAGAAGGGCCTGAAGAAGATGCAGGCCAACAATGCCAAGGCCATGAGTGCACGTGCCGAGGCTATTAAGGCCCTCATAAAGCCCAAGGAGGTTAAGCCCAAGATCCCAAAGGGTGTCAGCCGCAAGCTCGATCGACTTGCCTACATTGCCCACCCCAAGCTTGGGAAGCGTGCTCGTGCCCGTATTGCCAAGGGGCTCAGGTTGTGCCGGCCAAAGGCCAAGGCCAAGGATCAAACCAAGGCCCAGGCTGCAGCTCCAGCTTCAGTTCCAGCTCAGGCTCCCAAAGGTGCCCAGGCCCCTACAAAGGCTTCAGAGTAGATATCTCTGCCAACATGAGGACAGAAGGACTGGTGCGACCACCCACCCTCGCCCCTGGGCTACCATCTGCATGGGGCTGGGGTCCTCCTGTGCTATTTGTACAAATAAACCTGAGGCAGGATTTGTTAGCCTCTGTCTACGATCCTGGGGATGGGTTTGGTTGCTCCATCTGTTGGTGTGGGAGAAGATGAGTCTGGATggtggggtgtgggtgggagTCAGGAGATGGGACCCTGAAGTGCAAGAGGAGGACCTAATGAATGAGAAACGACTGGGGGCTTTTGGGAAGCTCGGGCACATAGCTTGCTGGACTGTGTAACCTGCTGAGCAaagggagaaatttttttttttttttttttttgtgacagaatcgcgctctgtctcccaggctggagtgcagtggcgccatctcggctcactgcaagctccgcctcccgggttcacaccattctcctgcctcagcctcccaagtagctgggactacaggcgcccaccaccactcctggctaattttgtttttgtatttttagtagagatggggtttcactgtgttagccaggatggtctcgatctccttgtgaccttgtgatctgcctgcctcagcctcccaaagtcctgggattataggtgtgagccagtgctCCTGGCCCAAAGGGAGAAATCTTAAACATCCTCATGAGGTCTTAAAGCATACTCCGAGGGAGGAGAAGGGGCCCCGCTGAGCAGctctgcactctggcctgaggcGTCCCAGATTTGGGCTCTTTAGGTACACCTGGTCAGCATCCACTGCTCTGGCCTATGTTAGTCCCCCAAACCTAGGGACCCAGGAAGGCAGGTGGTGGTGGCGGCACTGCCTTACTCCCGTGACTGGTTCTGACCCTGCTGTGCCCCTGGGTCAGCTGCTTCACATGGAGGTCTTTATCCTCAGCAGTCAGTGAAGCAAGTACTGAAGTAGTAGTAAGCCTTTGTGGAGGCTTCCTATAGAAGGCACCAGGTGGGCACTTCCCAGCCACACTTAATCCTCAAAACCAGTCTCAGTCCAACCTTGGACACGTCAGAAACTCCCAAAGGGGTGCTGTTATGCTACAGCAGCAGGTGCAGCCCATGGCATGTGATCCCCTACTTCTGAAGTAGATGTTATGATTATCTTTGTTTCATGGGTGAGAAAATATTGAAGATAATGAACCTAGGAAGGGTTGGGGGTAGCATTTGATCTAGGCAGTCCATGTGGGGCCCTAGGAGGTTTCAGTTGCCCAACCAGGGCTGGTGCTGCTAGCTCTTGACTGTAATCCTGGCAGTCTCTGGGTGGCCAACTGCCCCTTGCCAAGGCATGACAGGTGGAGGTGGGGTTGAAAGGGAGCAAGAGCAGGTTCTGTGTTCTGAAGGTGGTTTGGCCCAGACAGGCCACCAGGTTGATGACTTCCAAAGTGAGGTCTCTGTGCTAGTGTCCTGGACACGGGGTGTGAAGGTTCTCCTTTCCCCAGCCATCCTGCCATGAGAAAGGAGTGGTCGCTTTACCAAGTTCCAGTCTGAGGGGGCGGCCAGGTCAGGGCTTCAACTGGGCTTAAGGTCACAGCCAGCTGCTGCCCTCAGCCTCCAGCTTGTACATGGAAACTGCCTTGTGCTCAGGAGGCACAAATTCTTGAGTTTCTACCCCTTTATCTCCAAGCTCTGTCGTCTAGGGCAAACTATATTAGTGgaacctgtttcttttttctttttttgagagagtctcgctctgtcgcccaggctggaatgcagtggcgtgatctcggctcacttcaacctccatcccctgggttcaagtgactctccagAATCAGCCTCccgaccacaggcacatgccaccatgcctggctactttttgtattttcagtagagacggggttttgccatgttgcccaggctggtcttgaactccggagctcaggcaatctgcctgcctcagcctcccaaagtgttaggattacaggcatgagccaccgtgcccggccagtggAGCCTGTTTCTGCATTGCTAGTGGGACCTGGCATCCATTACAAGACTGCTGTAAGggttcaatgaaaagtaagccagtctaggctgggtgcggtggctcacgcctgtaatcccagcactttgggaggccgaagcgggcggatttcccgaggtcaagagatcgaaatcatcttgttcaacatggtgaaaccctgtctctactaaaaatacaaaaattagctgggcgtggtggcgggggcctgtagtcccaactactcaggaaactgaggcaggagaatggcgtgaacccaggaagcagagcttgcagtgagccgagatcgagccactgctctccagcctgggcgacagagaaagactccgtctcaaaaaaaaaaagccagtctaaGTCCTGGCTCCTTGTCAACTGTGAGCAGGAGAGATTGTTTATTAGTACTAAGCATGCAGCCCAGAGCCAGGCTCTGGACTTCTGGCTACAACTAGAAACTTAAAAAATCCAActaccccaccccagccctgtctCCCCTGCCCCATGCTCAGGGAAGTCAGAACAGGATAGAGCAGATCTGGCTAGATCAGGCTCTGCTTTTGGGGCCATAGTTTACTCTTGGTACTACCTGGGGGTCCTAGCAAGGCTGAGATGGAAGCCCAGTTCCTGGGCCTCTGCACACACAGATCCAGGGTGCTGAGGCCCCTAAGATGAACTGACCTAGTCTACCAGGGACCCTGCCCCTCTGTGGCCCCTGCTGCCAACACAAGGTTGTACAGGTTTTGACAGGAGACAGCAGTCACTGTTGGCCCTCTGCCTGCCCCCCATCTGGCAGGGGCCCAGCTGGTGCTATTCTGGTCCTGTCTTAGGATCCCAGATGTACACCCAGGAAGATGGGAGTG containing:
- the RPL29 gene encoding 60S ribosomal protein L29, whose translation is MAKSKNHTTHNQSRKWHRNGIKKPRSQRYESLKGVDPKFLRNMRFAKKHNKKGLKKMQANNAKAMSARAEAIKALIKPKEVKPKIPKGVSRKLDRLAYIAHPKLGKRARARIAKGLRLCRPKAKAKDQTKAQAAAPASVPAQAPKGAQAPTKASE